The genome window ACGTTGTACGACGAGAGTCAGACCCGCCACCAACAACAAGATCGATCCGGGCTCAGGCACCTGCACGACGGTCGGACCGAAGGCGTCATAGAGCGTCACGTCGACGAACTGGATCGTCGTACCGGCGCTCTCCAACGGACCGTCCAGCCAGATGTCGGTCTGGGCGATGGCCTGCCCGGTCTCGTCGTCGATGTCGTACTCCACGATGGCCGAGGCGAACGGGCGTGCGAACACGGTCCGCCCCAGCGGGGGTGCGAGCGCGATGTTGTTGACGAGGATCTGCACCCCGGCCGGAACCGCGCCCGCTGCGCTCGCGACGCCCGCCGCGTTGAACACCAGGCTGAACACATAGTCGTCGGCGGCGAAGCGTCCGCCGCTCAACTGGTCCGGTCCGCTCTGCAGGTAGCTCATGCCATGCAGATCGTCTCGGGTCAGCTCGCGCTGGACTTCCAGCGGACGCGCACCTTGCACCATGAGCGCCTCCAGGTCGCGGATCGCGTTGAAGCCGGTCGCCGCCCGCCCCGCCGCCGCAACCTCGCGTGTCGGCGTCTGCGCGAATCCGCCGGTCGCGAACGGTCCGTCCATGGTGAACGTGGACTTGTCGATGACTCCATTGAAGGCATTGAACGGATTGTTGTCGCGGTCCACGAGGTGCAGGGACAGGTCATCGCCGCGGTTGTCGTCGAAGTTGCCGACACGGCCGTCCCTTCCCGCCGCGTCGATGCGGCCGTTCGCGCCGAGCGTGCTGGCCGTGAAGCGCGTCACGGGCCCGGGAACGACAGGACCGACGGCACGGTCGGCGAAGTTGGGATGCCCCAGCCCGATCGCGTGTCCCATTTCGTGGACGAGGATCGTCTCGAGATCGAACGTCTGCCCGCCGAGGACCTTGACCGGCGTGCCGGCGGGCAGGCCCGCTGGAAAGAACGTCAGGTTGTCGGCGCCGAGAATGGGCGCTCGGTTGTCCCAGGTGGCCACGGCACGCATCACCGCGGGCTGGTCGGCCGCTGCGACGGCGAAACCGGCGGCCGTGTTGAACGTCACGTTAAGCGTTCGGATCGGGGAGCCCCTGCAGGTCCCGGACGGCCAGTACGGCCCAGTAGAGCGGCGCCGGAATGAACGCTCCGGCAATGGCCGGATCGGCGATCCGCCGGTCACCGACGAACGTGAATCCGTGTGCGTTCATGGCTGCAAGAAGCAGGAACGCCGCGCACCAACGGCGGTGCGCGTGGGAGAAAGCCGGAATGGGAAACGGCCGTCCGGAGGGACGGGTGGCATCGGCAAGCATGGGAGGTCTCCTCGTGCGCACGGGCGCCGGTGACCGCCGCGTCAATCGGCTGGCGGTCCGCACGCAACGGTCGAGGCCGCTGTCAAGAATCACGGGCGCCCAGTGCGACCGGCGCTCGCGTCAGCGGGAAGAGAAGAGGATTGGACTTGTGGCGCGATGGCGAATGCATAGGCCGTGCCGCAAACGGGTCAATGCATTCGCGAGGTACCTGCGCAGGAGGAAGATCCCTTCGAGGATGCACGCGCTCGAGAACAACGCAGCAGCCGCTGTGCCGTTTCTCGACAGTTGCAGTTCCACGGCGCCTGACACCTCCCGGCACCCGGCCCGGGAGGTGTCAGACGCCGCCGGCAAGAACAACGGGGTTCATCACACGGATCGGCTTGCCGTCGAGATACGCGAGCACATCCTCGACGGCTTCGCGGTAGAACTGCCCGTAGACCTCCGAGGTGCAGTAGCCCAGATGCGGACTCAGTACGGCATTGGGAAGGGAGAACAGGGGGTGACCCTGGGGAAGCGGCTCGCGGTCGTAGACATCCAGTCCGGCACGAAGTATTCCCTCCTGCAGCCGTTCCACCAGGGCCGCCTCGTCCACGAGCGGTCCGCGCGAAGTGTTGACCAGGATGGCGCCCGGCTTCATGGCGCCAAGTTCGGAACGGCCCACGATTCCGCGCGTACGGTCGGACAGCACCAGATGGATCGTCACAGCGTCGGAGGTCGCAAAGAACTCGCCCTTACCCACCAGCCGAGCGCCCGCAGCCGCCGCGCGTTCTTCGGTGAGATTGGGACTCCAGGCCACGACGTTCATGCCCAGGGCCGCGCCATAGCGCGCCAGACGAGTGCCGATCTTGCCCAGGCCCAGCACGCCCAGCGTGCGGCCCTCCAGAACGTCCCCGAGCGGCACCGATTCCTGAAACCGTCCGGCGCGGACGTTCCGATCGGCCGCAGGCACGTGCCGCGCGGCCGCGAGCAGGGGCGACAACGCCATCTCGGCGGTCGTCGCATCCGAACGTTGGCTGCCGGTGTTCGACACGACGATGCCTCGGGCCGTGCAGGCATCGATGGCGAGCGTGCCCGAGCGCACTCCCGTCAGGCAGATCATCCTGAGCCGCGGCAGCTGCTCGATGAGCGAGGCGGGGAAGTGGGTCCGTTCCCGCATGATGACGAGAATGTCGAACCCGGCAAGCGTGGTCGCGAGTTCTCCTGCCTCCAGTGGACGTTCGAAGAACGTCACGGCCGCGCGCTGCTCCAGCGCTGTCCAGTCCGCACTCGACCGGGCCACGCGCTGCCAATCGTCCAGTACCGCGATCCGTGTCATGTTTCTTCCTGAGGGTGGGCAGCGGGCACCACGGATAAGGAGGCGGCGCGCGCCGCATGCACGGCGCGCGGCAGGCTGGCGCTACAGCGCCAGACGCTTCACGGCCTCCTCGTTCCAGTCGATCCCGCTTCCCGGGGTGTCGGGAACCATAGCGTATCCGTCCTTGACCTCCAGGGGAGTGGCGAGGATGGGATTGGCCCAGTCGCTCGCTTCGAGCCAGTCGGCGGTTTCGCTGACGCGCAGCAGATGCGAGGACACGATCGGGTAAAGGTGGCTCGACAACGGCGCCCCGGCCGCGCCTGCGATGGCGGCGGACCGCATCCATCCCGTCACTCCGCCAATCCGCATGAGATCAGGCATGTAGAGGTCCGCGGCCTGCGCCGTCACCGCCTTGTAGAACTCGCGCGGGCCGTAGATGTTCTCGCCGATCTGC of Betaproteobacteria bacterium contains these proteins:
- a CDS encoding PEP-CTERM sorting domain-containing protein (PEP-CTERM proteins occur, often in large numbers, in the proteomes of bacteria that also encode an exosortase, a predicted intramembrane cysteine proteinase. The presence of a PEP-CTERM domain at a protein's C-terminus predicts cleavage within the sorting domain, followed by covalent anchoring to some some component of the (usually Gram-negative) cell surface. Many PEP-CTERM proteins exhibit an unusual sequence composition that includes large numbers of potential glycosylation sites. Expression of one such protein has been shown restore the ability of a bacterium to form floc, a type of biofilm.); this encodes MTFNTAAGFAVAAADQPAVMRAVATWDNRAPILGADNLTFFPAGLPAGTPVKVLGGQTFDLETILVHEMGHAIGLGHPNFADRAVGPVVPGPVTRFTASTLGANGRIDAAGRDGRVGNFDDNRGDDLSLHLVDRDNNPFNAFNGVIDKSTFTMDGPFATGGFAQTPTREVAAAGRAATGFNAIRDLEALMVQGARPLEVQRELTRDDLHGMSYLQSGPDQLSGGRFAADDYVFSLVFNAAGVASAAGAVPAGVQILVNNIALAPPLGRTVFARPFASAIVEYDIDDETGQAIAQTDIWLDGPLESAGTTIQFVDVTLYDAFGPTVVQVPEPGSILLLVAGLTLVVQRRARRVANARASKKKKKKKKKKKKKKKKKKKKKKKKKKKKKKKKKKKKKKKKKKKKKKKKKKKKKKKKKKKKKKKKKKKKKKKKKKKKKKKKKKKKKKKKKKKKKKKKKKKKKKKKKKKKKKKKKKKKKKKKKKKKKKKKKKKKKKKKKKKKKKKKKKKKKKKKKKKKKKKKKKKKKKKKKKKKKKKTRSHCPEGASAELHHLGDVHPWQRAFDE
- a CDS encoding D-2-hydroxyacid dehydrogenase family protein, with the translated sequence MTRIAVLDDWQRVARSSADWTALEQRAAVTFFERPLEAGELATTLAGFDILVIMRERTHFPASLIEQLPRLRMICLTGVRSGTLAIDACTARGIVVSNTGSQRSDATTAEMALSPLLAAARHVPAADRNVRAGRFQESVPLGDVLEGRTLGVLGLGKIGTRLARYGAALGMNVVAWSPNLTEERAAAAGARLVGKGEFFATSDAVTIHLVLSDRTRGIVGRSELGAMKPGAILVNTSRGPLVDEAALVERLQEGILRAGLDVYDREPLPQGHPLFSLPNAVLSPHLGYCTSEVYGQFYREAVEDVLAYLDGKPIRVMNPVVLAGGV